Genomic window (Shewanella psychropiezotolerans):
CGCCCAGATTTTTCATGATGAACTTAAGTATGCTGTCCATTAAGCCTGAATCCATGAAAATCCTGATGATCCCCAGCAGCAATAGCACAAACATCACGGCGCCTGTCACACCGCCTATGGCGGTCTCAATTAAACCACTGCTATCGCCTCGGGTTGCGGGTATATGAAATAGATCTGAGATCTCGTATCTTCCCAAAGATACCCCGACCATCATGGCAGTGATGATACCGTAACCTAAGGCTTCAATGAGGTGACGCCCTTTCAATGCCGTGATTATGACCACGGCTACCGCGATTAACATCAATAAGTTACTTGGCTCAAGTCTATCCAGATCTATGGTGTTCACATCTAACGCGTTTTCTCCACTGGCACCAAAGATGATGAATATACCGAGTGAGATTGCACCTGCGGTGACAGCCAGTGGAAAACGTTCCTTAACGGTTCGCCCCAGATCGGCATTTTGTGTCGCACAACCGACGATGGTCACATCCGATATCGGCGCTACATTGTCACCAAATACGGCGCCGGACAGGAGTGCTAATGCGGCCCAAACAGGATCGGCGCCTAACATGACAGCGGCAGGAAATAAGATGGGGGCCAGGGCTAAATTTGCCCCGTTTGAGGAACCTGTCCCAGAGGCAAATATCGCGGTGGAGAAAAATACCACCACCAGAAATACACTGCCGTGAATACCGGTAGATAATCCAAACCATAAGATGCCATCGACTAAACCACCGGCTTTCATCAGTGCGCCGAGCACGGCAGCAAACATCCAGGCCGTAATGACGACAACTCCGGTTTTGTTGGCGATACCTGTGAGAATTGATTGGCAGTAATCAGTCTTATTCTTTACCAGCAATAGGCCGAGTAAAATCGCGATAAATCCTGGAGCCCATGCGCCTTTTGGCCCTCCCATGCCGTAGGCTGTGAGAATAAGCATCAAGGTGACCATGGCAAATAGGGGGAGTATCCCGCCTATCTTGCCAACATAAAACTCAAGCTTCGGGGATTGATTATGTGTAGACATAGTTCTTCCTCTTATTGTTAGCTATTTACCGGCAACAAGTTCGGGGTAGCCGAACAGGGAGGGAGTCCCGCCCGTATGGAGGAACACGACATTATCGTTATCGTTAAACTTGCCCTCTTTGATCATACCGAGCATTCCTGCCATGGCCTTACCTGTGTAGGTCGGATCCAGCAATATGCCTTCTTCGAAAGCCGTGGTGTGTATGGCATCGACCACCTCGCTCGATGGCAGACCGTAACCAGGCGCAAGCACCCAGTCGGCACACATCACCATGCCTGAGGTTAACTTATTTTCGTCTATGCCCAAAAGAGTGAGTACCTTGCGTGTTTTTATTTCGACGCGTTCAGTTTGAGCGGCTTTATCACGGCGGACACAGAAACCATAAACAGGGATGTTCATGTTCAGAGCAATCAGACCAGCTAATACACCGGCGTGAGTGTTGGCCGAGCCAGAACCTAAAATGATAGCGTCTATCTGAGTTTCACTCTCGCTGGCTTGCTGACAGAGCTCTTCTATACATTCCACGTATCCTAGGGAGCCCCATGGTGTCTTGTCTGTGGCACTGAGAGGGATCACATAAGGGTTATATCCTTGTACTTTTAGTTCTTCTGCCCGGTCATACATGGCTTTATCTGCGCCGAGTTCATCTTCACCTACATCAAAATTGTGAATTACTGCGCCCATAAGTTTATTCAGGTATGGGTTGCCGCTTTCTGAATACTCTTTAGCGTGAGTGTCGACTCTGTGTTCCAGCTGCACTTCTACGTGCCAGCCCATCTTTCGAGCTGCAGCCACAGTCTGACGAACATGGTTAGACTGCACGGCACCTGTAGTGAGTAAGGCATCGGCATTTAGATCCATGGCATGGCCGACATAATATTCCAATTGGCGAACCTTATTTCCGCCAAAAGCCAGGCCTGTGGCATCATCTCGCTTGATATATAAATTCGGACCCTTAAATTTCTTGGTCATGTTGGGCATTAATTCAAATGGAGTGGGTAGGTGAGCCAGATGTGCCTTGGTAAATTTGCTAGTTATCATATTTTCAACCTTCTTATTTTTGTGTTTTATTTATTGAGTTAACGTGTATTTTTAGAACTTATTTTTAGAACTTATTTTTAGAACTAGTCATTCTCTGGAAAGCGAGTTTCATCTATCACAAGGTGGCTAAGATGTTTACTCCGCTTGCGACGAGTACGAACAAAGTAATGTTCTTGAATAATTTTGGATTGATAAATTTTGATATGTACTCGCCGAAGAAAAGGCCGGCAAATACCATAGGCAACAACATGAGTGATGACTCCCAGGTTTGACTCTCTATGCCTACAAATGAGAATTGCAGAATAAGCGACACAGAATAAGAAACCGTGGAAGTGGTGATCACCGTTGCCCGAATGGCATTTTTATCGAGTTCACATTGGGTTAAGTAGCTCACAACGGCAGGGCCCGGCATCGCCAAGGCACTGGCCATGGTGCCGGAAATGGTGCCAACAAAAGCACATAGCTTTTGATTCATTGGTAGAAAACTGGTTTCATCATTACGGTTACGAAATCGCTCTACTAAATTTTGCGCTGCCATCAATAGGATGAGAATGGCCACGGCTAATTTTAGCGTATCAATATCCGCCAGGTAGAAGAGTACTACGCCGATTGGATAGCCGATGAAACAGCCGATGATGAGTTGTTTTACCAATAGTTTGGGAGCGAGAGAGCGGACCTTAAACCAGTGGATCACTGACATGGCTAAGGTGAGAATAATGACAATCTGCACCGCAGCAGTCGACTGTAATAGAATTAAGAAAGCGGATACCGCTACTATGCCAAAACCAAACCCTGTAGCGGCTTGTAGGCTAGCTGCGATGAAAGTAACAAATAGAAGCAGTAATATACTCATAAAATATAAATCATTAATAACGTTAATGTCTATATTCAATAACATCACCAATTATGACAAATCATTATTCTTTTTGCGGGTATACATTAATGTTATGCATAAAAATATTTATTAATTTTTATTGTGTTGAAAGGGTTTTAGTTTTAATTCTTGTTATTTAGAAAGGTTATCAGAGATGTATGGAACTTAAATGTGAAAATGTGAGGGGGGGAGAAAGTTTGTTAATGAAATCTGGTGACATTTCCATGTTTGCAGATCCCATCAACTTAATGTGTCAAGGTAAATACTATACTTAAACTGTTGATAACGCTGATAGTGACTAAGCGGCCTTAAACTCAGTTTCCACTAAACTATATCCTTTTCCACGAAGTGTCTTGATTGCAGATTCAGGAATATTAGCCTGACGCAATTTTTTTCTGATCCTACATACTATTAAGTCGATACTTCGGCTCCAACCATCATGGGAGTATCCATTTAATATAAAAGACAACTCATCCCTATTTACCAAAGTATTCTTATGTAACATTAAAAAGCTTAATAGCTTGCTTTCTTTTTTTTGTAATTCAATTGAAACATCACCGATTTGACACAGGTTTAACTCGGCATTTAGGCTAATATTGTTGATCTCAATAAAGGGACTAATCGCTTCCTGAGTATGGGTATTATTCTTTTTAATCAGGCGGATAACTCTAGAGTGAAGCACCTGCATACCACGTTGCTTGTTGACATAGTCATCGCCACCTATTTCTATTGCTTTAACCTCCATATCTTCCGTCGATATCGAGGTATAGAAGATAATAGGGCAAGGATGTATGTTTTTTAGTGCCTTGAAAATGGACACCCCTGAGTCTGTCGGTAATTGAATATCAAGGATGATTAAATCAGGACGCTTCTCTGTGGCATACATATAAGCGGCACCTGTGTCATAGGCTTGATATACGATGAAACCTTTGCGTTCAAAAAATGTTTTAATCAGTCGTGAGGTAAATAGATCGTCCTCAACGATCAACAAAGTTTTAGTTATCATTGAATCATTCCTTCCAAGTATCTTGATTGTAATTCTTGTTGCAGACGGACATATGTCTAAACACACGCCAGCTCGCACAAGATTTGTTTCAAGTCTGACGTAGGATTCAGTATGAAGGTAGTAAAAAAATGTGAAAATCATAAGCCACAATAAAAGCCATGTAATACAGGGTGTTGAAGGGTGTGTTTACTTTGGGTTATAACAATTTATACACTAATTAGGTGGTTTGACTCGAATACTTTAGTACATCAATAGCTTGTACTATATTGGGAGTGCTTGTCAGTGATGCCTCAACCCATTGTGATAAACACATCAGCCATGGCTGTCAATTGCCTTAGGTCAAATGACAACATTGCCTTATAAGAGTTGACACTCCCCTTACTTGACTTTGGATATTGTCAAAAGTAGCTTGATCCAAGAATGTTGTTTTGCTAGAAAACTTGAGTTCTAATTCATGCAGATAGTGACTTTGTGGATCGAAGCCTAACAGGGCAAGACTTCCTGTTAATTTATGCAGTATCTCTTCGGTAAGCTGTATATTTTGCTGATTTAGTTTAGTGTTTGTCGCGTTATTGACTAATGCTTCTAACTGGTCTAGTTGAGCTGCGATATAATCTTCATACTGAGTACAAATTTCTAATGCAAACTTGATATCTTGATCACACACATCGTTCCAGAAGCGCGCTAATCCATCGGGCAGTTTGGATTTTTCCGTTGTTTGCATTTATAAACTACCTGTCTGAAGTTATTGGTGAGTTAATCTAAATATTCAAGAGCCAGATACAAGAATAAACTAATACGTATAAAATTACTCAATTGCGGGCATGATGCGCTTAACGAGGACATTTATCCATTCGTTTTGACATCCATTTTGTACCCCGAAAGTATCAAACTGAGGCTACTCATCAATAAAATACGTAACGAGTATGAAAATCAGTTGTCAACTAATTTTATCTGGTTTCCACTCGCCTGCTAGTTTCAGCATTATGGCCTCTTTCCCCTACTGTGATATATAGCAGATACCTCTGTGAAACACTTACCTTTGACCACTGCTTATAATTTTACTCAGAGTTGGTTGTATAAGAGATTGTTGGTTCCCGGGCCGGATCTTTGGTTTAGGTGCGAAAATTGTAAATTTAGGAATAAACACAATGAGAAAAATTAAGTTAATGACAACAGGGTTATCGGTGTTGGCCTCGGCGTTACTACTGACTGCCTGTGGTGGCAGCGACAGTAGTGATACCACCACTACTCCTGATGTGCCCCCTATTTCACAAGCGCCGGTATCGGCCCGCGATGGCTTTAATGTGGTTACGCCCAACGAGCCGGGTTATGTCGATTTGTCGAGCCTAATTGAGAGTGGCGTCGCAGGGGCTAAGGTAACGGGTGTTTATCTTGAGTCCAGCCAGGGTAGTGGGCAATGTGGTGAAGTTTCTACAGATGATTTAGCTTCTGATCAAGGCTTTAGTGTCACAGTTGAAGGTGCAGCTATTTGTGAATATGGCTATGAAGTGGAAAGTGTGGCTTTAGCGGGTCAGACTAAGACACGTGCCAGGGCTAAAGTCATGGTGGCCAGTAGTGCAGGCGGCGCGGCAGTACTGCCTCCTATCTCGATAGCCATGGCGATTGATGACCTCCCAAGAGTGACTGATATTAAAGCGGAGCTGGAGGCAAAAGGAAGCTTCCCTACAGGCTATATTCTATCAGAAAATTTCAGTGTACTGGGTGACGGCTATGTCACTATGGTGGCGACTGATTTTTCTATCACCTATAGGGCGGAAGCCGAAGGTGTATCACGTGTGGTTTACGCCCTGGAAAGTGTCGACCCTGATGCCCCTGATATCAAAATGGGCACATTAGATTATGCGGTTTCAGACAGTTTAAACAATGCCCCAACAGCCTCAAGTTTTGCTTACAATGCTGATGAGATAAATACCTCCTATGAAATCGATCTCAGTGCTGATAATCATATAGATGATAGTGATGGTGATGGTCTGCAATTGGTTGAGGTTCAGAGCTATACCGCTACAGTGGCGGCTAAAGACCCAAATGATTTAAGTAATACTGTATTAACATTTACAAGTTTAGTTGGTGGTAAACACTATGTTACTTACGTTGTTTCCGACCAGCACGGTGGTTTTGCTACAGGCATTATAGAAGTCAGTGTGGCGAATCAAGATCAAATGGCAAGATGGTCAGATATCGAGAATGACCAGTTACTTTTTACAGCTCCTCAGACTAAATTTGAAATGGATATTGAAGCTGCTGCTGCAACTTATCAGGGTAACTGGATTGATACCGGATATACACCCAATATTAGCATGTCAACTTTCTCATCAGTGGGGGCCGAGGCATATTGTGCTACGCGAGGCCGATTGCCCACTGTCGCAGAAATACAGGATTTGTATAACGTTAAATCTCCGGCCTCAAGTTATTCTTGGCCGATGGGTCAAGGGTATCTAGCTCTGGATGGTACTAGTTTTAGCGTTGTATCTTTACTCGATAACAAGATTGCTCAAGTTAATGGGGGCTTTATTATGCCACTTGTGTAGATAGTGGTGGACCTCGTCTTTTGGCAAATAAAAACACAGCAATTGCCAACGACGTTGACACGGTTGAACTGACTGCTTCATTTGTTCGTGATACCGGACCGGTCGTTGGTGCTGTACTCAGCTATAGTCTTTCATCGAGTCCAGAAAAAACTGTCATTACTACAGATGAACAAGGTGAAGCCAAGTTTAGTGTGAAGAGTACTCAAGCAGGTACGGCGGCGGTAAATTTAGAGTACGTAAACAACACATCGGAAACAGTTCGTGTGTCTACTGATATTAATTTTATCGGTGATATAGATACTGCGGAAGTCGTTTCTATGGTAGTGATTAATGACAATGCAGCTGCCGATGGTTTAGCAATGAATAAATATGGCGTTACCCTACATGATTTTTACGGTAATCCAGTTGGCGGGGCACTTATAAAGTTGGAGAAGGACAGCGTCACTGCTGATTTGTTCGAAAACCCCTTAGGGCTAATATCTGGTGTGGATGGTCAAGTCATTTTTAATCTAACTGATTCTATCGAGGAGCGTGTTGAGGTTACCGCAAGTTTCACTAATGCCGGAGGTGCTTTCACATCTGAATCCAGATATAGCGTATTTAGTGACCCAATCTGTTCTGATGTTATCAGTGGAGAAATTCTATTTGTCTGCCCTAAGAAACATAACGATGCTTCATTGAGATCCGTTGAAGCTGAAGATTATTGCAACGATACTGGTACACGCTTACCAACCATAAATGAACTGTTAGCCTTGTTTCAAGAAAATGGACACATGGGAACTGCATATGGTTGGAATATGGGCGATTATTACTGGTCCAGTACAATGGATGGTCAGGGTAGAACTTATGACTTTAACCTTACTAATGGATCTGTTTCGAATAACAACCCTGCAGATATCTCAAAATTTGCTTGCGTCAGTGACGGTGGTGAAATAGATACGGCAAGAGTTGCCAGTCTGACCATAGAGGAAGATAATGCCAGAGCGAATACCATTGAGCGGAACGTGATTGAAATCACCTTACTCGATAGTGAAGATCGTCCGGTACCAGGGGCTAATATCAATGTTCAACTTGGTAGTAACACTGTTTCAACTGATGAAGATATAGCTTTGCTAGTGTCGGATGGGCGAGGGCAGGTCAGGCTTCATTTGGCTAACACTGTAGGGGAACCAGTCGCTGTAGAGGTGTCTTACACTGGTTATATATCTGGCTTCACATCTCTTTCTACGACAAGTCAATTTGCTGCTCCGCTGCCATTTACTTATCCATTGACCGAGCAAGAAGCGATTGAACAAGGTGTTCCATATAGCTCTACTCAGAGAGAGAATGGCAGTTATGGACCTGATGATGTCACGTTCGCGAGGATGAATTGGGCTGAAGCAAGTTCATTTTGTATTAATCAGGGCAAACGCCTGCCGAGTTTCGATGAGCTTGAATTACTATACGCAGACGAAGGAAACATGTGGACCGCACTCGGTTGGCCTACATATTGGGCATACTGGACGAGTACAGAGCATGATACTAATCCAGACTACCACTGGGAAGTTCGTCTCCATGATAATAGTACCAGTACTCAACATAATAATAATTCTAGGTATGTTACTTGTACTAACTAACTATAGATTTCATTTACGATGGGATTCAGTATAAGTTTACATTTGGATTAAGGGGCTGGCTTAACGGCGCCAGTCACTTTAAAGCGTACTTTGTAAGTACGCACAATCTTCAAATAAATTGATAGAGCCCACAATAAAAAAGCCAGCGGTGTCATACCGCTGGCTTTTTTATTGGGTGCCGAAAAGGGGTTACGGGACGTTAGTTGTATCTCAGTTTTTGTATTGCCAGCCCGAGAGTTCTCAGTGTGGCCACCTTGATTGAGCTTTTACGCCACATCAGGCCTATTTCTCGGTAGGGTGCTTCGCCGGGTGGCTGCATCACAACCGCATTAGAGTGCTTAATCAGGCCATAATCGATGGCCATTTGAGGCAGGAATATGGCGCCGACTTTTGCATCGACGAGCAGGGCTAAGGTTTGTAGATTCGTGGCGCTTTGATGGCTAAATTTCTTTTTATTATCGAGAAAGAAAGGGCCTAGTTCAGTCTCTGACATGCTACTTTCTCCTTTTAGCAGGTAGATACTTTCGTCTGGGAGGTTTTGGTAGTCCAGTGGTTCGCCTAGTTGCTCGGCAAGGTCTGGATGTACAACAAACTTAAACGGGTCAATTCCCAGTTTCATATAATGGTGACGGCCTATGTCTACCGGTTGAGCCACAAATATCATGTCCAACTCGCCCTTGGTTAACGCCTCGATAAGCTCATCAGTACTGCCCTCTTTAATCGTCAGGTTTAGGTCCGGATAGGCCTCATCACAGTGTTTAAAGATACTCTTGAGCACAAACAAGGCTATGCTGGAGATACAACCCAATCGAACATTGCCGGTCATTACATTCCCCTGTTGCCTGACCAGCGACACCATATCATTAGCTTCAGCGAGTAACTTCCTTGACCTCTGCACTACATCTTCACCAATCGCAGTAAAAGTAAATGTATTGCCGTGACGTTCGAGTAATTTATCGCCAAGCATATCCTCCAGGTTTTTAATTCCCGTAGACAGGGTCGACTGACTCACTCCGCATGCTTTGGCTGCACGGTGAAAATTAAGCTCTTGGTGCAGGTTAACCAAGTAAACGAGGTTCTTAAAACTGGGTAAGTCATTCATATAAGCGATTGGTTTTCCATTGTTTATCTATGTGGTGTCAATGTTGAATCAATATTAATTATAGCAGTCAACTGTAATGTTTCGACAGTAGCTGTAATTAAAACATTCATTAATCATTGTTAAGTATGAAATGTGCAGATTGGCCTCATTTGAAACCTTGGTGAAACAAAGCTTGGATGTTAGATCTATTTAATAGATCAAGCAATAATCTTCGATCGTATATTTAGATTTTAGTTTTGTTCGATATAAAAATTAAGTCAGTAAGCGTTGCCTGCGGGCCGCTCAAAATGTGCGGTAGATGCTCTAGTTAACAAATGAGGTTCCAGAGATGAAATCAGCCCATGTAGAAAGTCACACTGTTGTCGATATGCACCGCTTGGATATCGTTTGTTCGCTGCATAAAAAAGGGCTAACCATCAAGTCACTGTCGCTAGAGGCGGGGTTGGCGGCAGGAACCTTGAGTAAGGCGCTGGACCGCCCCTGGACTAAGGGGGAGCGAATTATAGCTGAAGCCTTGGAGATGAAACCTCAGGATATCTGGCCGACGCGCTATGAAAATACAAGATACGAGATACGAGCCATTTCGATGCACTCCTAGGGAGTGTCACTACGTATATAACGCAGCTCATAGAAACAGCGACACACAAATAACATTGCAATCACCTTCATCCTGAGCGTTAAGCGCTTTGGGGAAGGATGTGTGCAGTTAACACAATTTAAGGATTTAACATGACCAGTGTCATTGGCCTGGCGGCCACTCAAGCACTATTTAATGCATTTAGACATTTCAAATGTATGGACATCAAGCTATCAGGAGGCCTGGGATGAGAATGGGTAAACTCAATGTATTAACTTCTGTGGTGCTGTCTAGCCTGTTGTTGTCAGCGTGTGGGGGAGGAGATTCAGGCTCTGATTCTCCCGCTGAAGGTCCTGTAGTTGAGCAGGCGCCGGTATCGGCTCGTGATGGTTTTAATGTAGTTGCGCCCGACGAGGCAGGTTATGTCGATTTGTCGAGTCTGATTGAGAGTGGGACAGCAGGTGCTAAGGTGACCGATGTTTATCTCGAATCCAGCCAGGGCAGTGGCCAGTGTGGTCAGGTACAAACGGGTGACGAAGGCAGCGACATCTTAGGTCAGGGCTTTAATGTCACAGTTGAAGGCGCGGCCATTTGTGAATATGGTTATGAGGTGGAAAGTGTTGCTTTGGCGGGTCAGACTAAGACACGTGCCAGGGCTAAAGTCATGGTGGCGAGTAGTGCAGGTGGCGCGGCAGTACTGCCTCCTATCTCGATAGCCATGGCGGTGGGTGATCCAGAGTTAGAGACAGATATCAAAGCGGCTCTGGGAACTGATTTCCCCGCTGGTTATACCTTATCTGAAGATTTCAGCGTGTTAGGTGATGGCGAAGTTGATATAAGTACCGATGATTTTACTATTACCTATCAGGCCACCGCTGAAGGTGTATCCCGTGTGGTTTATGCTCTTGAAGGTAACATCGCTGGCGTGCCTGACATCAAGATGGGGACTTTAGATTATGCTGTGTCGGATAGCTTGAATAATGCGCCTACGGCAGCAAATTTTGCATACGATGAAGATGTTGAGATAAACACCAGTGTAGATATCGATGTCAGTGGCTATATCGAAGATGTCATCGATAGCGATGAGCTGCAGCTTATCGAAGTTAAAAGTTACACCGCCAATGTGGCGTCAAAAAACGCCGCAGACTTAACTAATACCGTGTTTACGTTTGAGGCGCCTACCGATGGTGAGCATTATGTCAGTTACATGGTGTCAGACCATCGAGGCGGCTTTGCTACGGGGATAGTTGAGGTTACAGCATTTGATGCCAACCAAGTGGCCAGATGGACCGATATCGATTATTGGGATGATCCTGCTAAACGTCTACTGACATTTTCAGCCCCTAAAACCAAGTTTGAAATTGAACAAACGACTAGTGAATATCAAGGGTCATATACAGATAATGGCTACACGCCAGCTCTGCAGTTAGCCACATTTACCTACGCTGGTGCTCAAGCATATTGTGGGGGGCGAGGGCGTTTACCTACGTCAGCTGAAATGGATGTAATGTATGATGCCGTTGACCCTAAAGTGAATAAACTTTGGCCAGCAGGTAAAGCTTATATCACTCAAGACGGTTCGAATGCTGGTTTGTACTCAATTGAAAATGGGACGCCTAATGTAATGGGGACAGACACTTACAATGTGACTTGTGTTGACAGTGGCGGACTCACTGTAGATGTTGTACGTGGAGTTGCTGTTGCAAATGGGACTGATAGGGTACAGCTGGACTTTGCCTTGGTACGTGATACAGGCCCGGTCGCTAATGCAATTTTGTCTGTAGAGACAACAAATGATGCGGTTCCTGATAGCAGTACATACACGACAGACGAGAACGGATTAGCGACTATCAAGGTGACTAGTATCAAATCTGGTGACTCAAAGGTAACCGTGACCTATGTAGGGGATAATGGGATTAGCGTTTATGTGTGGAGGACAGTGAACTTTATCGGTGACATCGATACGGCGCGAGTAGCGCAGTTGTCAGTACTTCAGGATAACGCTAGTAGTGATGGTGTTGAGGAAAACAGCTTAAGAGCGGAGTTGCTTGATGCTAATGGTAATCCTGTTGTAGGTGCGCTTGTTGAAGTGAGTTTAGATAGCGGGACTGCAATGATACAGCCGCCACCTAATTTATATACGGATGATAGCGGTTTTTTCGAAATCAAGGTAACGAACGATGTGGAAGAGGTCGTATCGGTGACTAGTACTTTTACCAGTTTGCTGAATGGGCTTTCAAGTCAACAAGCTGATATTACATTCAACTCGAATGCAATTATTTTATCTGGAAATTTTTATGATGGATATTGGACTAGTAGTTGTGGGTTTGCGACTCGGAAGACGATTCAAGGGCCGGGGCCTTTGAATGTGACCCAAGTTACCCTTAGTAATAGTCAGGAAATACTTGCAGGTAGTTGTAGTTCAAGGCGAAAGAATATGCTGCAATTTCAGAGCGGATCTGACTTTACTTATACTTTTGGGGGGCCGCTTAAGCAGTATGCTTACCCAGGGCAAATATATTGTACAAGTAGAGGGACGGGCACTATAAGAATGGAGTCCAAAATTGACAGTACTGCTTCAGATCTGACAGTTATATGTAACTAAAAGGCTGTATTGAGGTACCGCCTCTAAAGCCGGCTGTTTTGTTGCTAACATTTTTTGTGGAGTGTCTTTAAAGGATGCTAGGGGGTTATGCATCGCGCTGTATTTGTTAGGAGTATACAGCGCCACCTGCTCGTAAAGCTGGCGTAATTTTACGGTGAAATTGGTGAGAGCGCGTTTTCCTGTGCCTACATGGCCGTTTAAGTTGTATTGACACCGAGCCAGTCAAAACCTTTGGTGGTTTTACCAATAAAGGTTTTATTGGGATGCTGCACAAAGCCAAAGTGGTTAAACCACTGATTGAGTTGTTTGACCGCTTTTCGCAGCGTATAGCGGGTATTGCATGTGGGCATGGTAATCGTCTTTTATTGTTGACAGGGATTGGTCAACTGCATGTAGTTAAAGGTGGTAGCTCGCTCGTCGTGTGGTTTTTGAATTAAGCGCATGGGGGGCGATTGGTCATCAAGGATGATTTAATGCGCGCGCAATCATTTTTGTGTGTTTTAGGAGGGCTCAAATATTGATAAAGCCAGCGGCATGACATCGCTGGCTTTTTATTGGGTGCCGAAAAGGGGTACTGGACGTTAGTTGTATCTCAGTTTCTGTATTGCCAGTCCCAGAGTTCTCAGGGTGGCCACTATATTGGGTGGCACGGTTAAGGGGGGCTTAAGTATATCAGGTAGGTGAGAAAGGTAACGCGGCATAAAATGCATGCTCAATTCATAATCATGCTCAGCAAGGTGATTTCAAGCTATTGAAATGTAGGTTTTATATTTACTTTGTCTATTCACTGGGTGATTTATATA
Coding sequences:
- a CDS encoding Na+/H+ antiporter NhaC family protein — encoded protein: MSTHNQSPKLEFYVGKIGGILPLFAMVTLMLILTAYGMGGPKGAWAPGFIAILLGLLLVKNKTDYCQSILTGIANKTGVVVITAWMFAAVLGALMKAGGLVDGILWFGLSTGIHGSVFLVVVFFSTAIFASGTGSSNGANLALAPILFPAAVMLGADPVWAALALLSGAVFGDNVAPISDVTIVGCATQNADLGRTVKERFPLAVTAGAISLGIFIIFGASGENALDVNTIDLDRLEPSNLLMLIAVAVVIITALKGRHLIEALGYGIITAMMVGVSLGRYEISDLFHIPATRGDSSGLIETAIGGVTGAVMFVLLLLGIIRIFMDSGLMDSILKFIMKNLGDSVIKSEMIIFFSTAASSLLVSANAPSQLLVGPTIVRPIGERQGVSPERRSNLMSAAVCSIFYMMPWCLAVMVWYSSIETAALNSNLPVPSAAISFVAPYPWALFLVFMFSILTGWQRKTMTKEEISSASLKTTNSKSEVST
- a CDS encoding D-cysteine desulfhydrase family protein — encoded protein: MITSKFTKAHLAHLPTPFELMPNMTKKFKGPNLYIKRDDATGLAFGGNKVRQLEYYVGHAMDLNADALLTTGAVQSNHVRQTVAAARKMGWHVEVQLEHRVDTHAKEYSESGNPYLNKLMGAVIHNFDVGEDELGADKAMYDRAEELKVQGYNPYVIPLSATDKTPWGSLGYVECIEELCQQASESETQIDAIILGSGSANTHAGVLAGLIALNMNIPVYGFCVRRDKAAQTERVEIKTRKVLTLLGIDENKLTSGMVMCADWVLAPGYGLPSSEVVDAIHTTAFEEGILLDPTYTGKAMAGMLGMIKEGKFNDNDNVVFLHTGGTPSLFGYPELVAGK
- a CDS encoding sulfite exporter TauE/SafE family protein, with protein sequence MSILLLLFVTFIAASLQAATGFGFGIVAVSAFLILLQSTAAVQIVIILTLAMSVIHWFKVRSLAPKLLVKQLIIGCFIGYPIGVVLFYLADIDTLKLAVAILILLMAAQNLVERFRNRNDETSFLPMNQKLCAFVGTISGTMASALAMPGPAVVSYLTQCELDKNAIRATVITTSTVSYSVSLILQFSFVGIESQTWESSLMLLPMVFAGLFFGEYISKFINPKLFKNITLFVLVASGVNILATL
- a CDS encoding response regulator transcription factor translates to MITKTLLIVEDDLFTSRLIKTFFERKGFIVYQAYDTGAAYMYATEKRPDLIILDIQLPTDSGVSIFKALKNIHPCPIIFYTSISTEDMEVKAIEIGGDDYVNKQRGMQVLHSRVIRLIKKNNTHTQEAISPFIEINNISLNAELNLCQIGDVSIELQKKESKLLSFLMLHKNTLVNRDELSFILNGYSHDGWSRSIDLIVCRIRKKLRQANIPESAIKTLRGKGYSLVETEFKAA
- a CDS encoding Hpt domain-containing protein — translated: MQTTEKSKLPDGLARFWNDVCDQDIKFALEICTQYEDYIAAQLDQLEALVNNATNTKLNQQNIQLTEEILHKLTGSLALLGFDPQSHYLHELELKFSSKTTFLDQATFDNIQSQVRGVSTLIRQCCHLT
- a CDS encoding Ig-like domain-containing protein encodes the protein MRKIKLMTTGLSVLASALLLTACGGSDSSDTTTTPDVPPISQAPVSARDGFNVVTPNEPGYVDLSSLIESGVAGAKVTGVYLESSQGSGQCGEVSTDDLASDQGFSVTVEGAAICEYGYEVESVALAGQTKTRARAKVMVASSAGGAAVLPPISIAMAIDDLPRVTDIKAELEAKGSFPTGYILSENFSVLGDGYVTMVATDFSITYRAEAEGVSRVVYALESVDPDAPDIKMGTLDYAVSDSLNNAPTASSFAYNADEINTSYEIDLSADNHIDDSDGDGLQLVEVQSYTATVAAKDPNDLSNTVLTFTSLVGGKHYVTYVVSDQHGGFATGIIEVSVANQDQMARWSDIENDQLLFTAPQTKFEMDIEAAAATYQGNWIDTGYTPNISMSTFSSVGAEAYCATRGRLPTVAEIQDLYNVKSPASSYSWPMGQGYLALDGTSFSVVSLLDNKIAQVNGGFIMPLV
- a CDS encoding Ig-like domain-containing protein, yielding MANKNTAIANDVDTVELTASFVRDTGPVVGAVLSYSLSSSPEKTVITTDEQGEAKFSVKSTQAGTAAVNLEYVNNTSETVRVSTDINFIGDIDTAEVVSMVVINDNAAADGLAMNKYGVTLHDFYGNPVGGALIKLEKDSVTADLFENPLGLISGVDGQVIFNLTDSIEERVEVTASFTNAGGAFTSESRYSVFSDPICSDVISGEILFVCPKKHNDASLRSVEAEDYCNDTGTRLPTINELLALFQENGHMGTAYGWNMGDYYWSSTMDGQGRTYDFNLTNGSVSNNNPADISKFACVSDGGEIDTARVASLTIEEDNARANTIERNVIEITLLDSEDRPVPGANINVQLGSNTVSTDEDIALLVSDGRGQVRLHLANTVGEPVAVEVSYTGYISGFTSLSTTSQFAAPLPFTYPLTEQEAIEQGVPYSSTQRENGSYGPDDVTFARMNWAEASSFCINQGKRLPSFDELELLYADEGNMWTALGWPTYWAYWTSTEHDTNPDYHWEVRLHDNSTSTQHNNNSRYVTCTN